In a single window of the Papaver somniferum cultivar HN1 chromosome 8, ASM357369v1, whole genome shotgun sequence genome:
- the LOC113305193 gene encoding F-box protein At3g07870-like, with product MATNGLETAKETNCCRRIVGIYGGLLIMNERDYASLSTPTTDRRYDAVQLNYPSLHEAGLYYDTIAFNILGSCYGLICLGLFRETASETNNFKEIHHICVWNPKTREYKKIPIPRNFNHTIFNVVNYRFGYDSLVDHFKFVRIIHRKKSNHSKLEVYTLGSGLWKTIEKIPYLFHKTKREHPGLLLNGALHWLGGTTTKNPSSFSSKVIASFDIINERLIDVSIPEETMQRYKHVGVLTDCLCLISSSTDSFDVWVMLDYGVKESWTKKFIVFNANVLNPLWIQNGELLMITYHNFVSYDPKDGKFEDVLVFAPKKDNIKMRNSDNASYCYYVESLVSLNWGLI from the exons ATGGCTACCAATGGTCTGGAAACGGCAAAAGAAACGAATTGctgtagaagaattgttgggatatacggCGGATTACTTATTATGAATGAAAGAG ATTATGCTTCATTATCAACCCCAACTACGGATAGACGTTATGATGCCGTTCAGCTGAATTACCCATCTTTACATGAGGCAGGTCTTTATTATGATACTATAGCATTTAATATCTTGGGCTCTTGTTATGGCTTGATTTGCTTAGGTCTTTTTAGGGAAACAGCTTCTGAAACTAATAACTTTAAGGAGATTCACCATATTTGTGTTTGGAACCCGAAAACTAGAGAATATAAGAAAATTCCAATACCACGTAACTTTAACCACACCATATTCAACGTAGTTAACTACCGATTTGGTTATGATAGCTTGGTGGATCATTTCAAGTTTGTAAGAATTATCCACCGTAAAAAATCTAATCATTCCAAACTAGAGGTCTATACATTAGGATCGGGTTTATGGAAAACTATCGAGAAAATCCCTTACTTGTTCCACAAAACAAAAAGAGAGCATCCTGGTTTGCTTTtgaatggagctcttcattggttagGCGGTACCACCACCAAAAATCCCTCCTCCTTCTCATCTAAAGTTATTGCTAGTTTTGATATTATAAATGAGAGACTCATCGATGTGTCTATTCCTGAAGAAACTATGCAGCGGTATAAACACGTGGGAGTATTGACGGACTGCCTTTGCTTAATTAGCAGTTCCACAGATAGTTTTGATGTGTGGGTAATGCTGGATTATGGAGTGAAAGAATCGTGGACTAAGAAATTTATCGTTTTTAATGCTAATGTGTTGAACCCGCTGTGGATTCAAAATGGTGAGCTCCTAATGATAACTTACCACAATTTTGTTTCATACGATCCTAAGGATGGAAAATTTGAAGATGTGCTTGTTTTTGCCCCCAAGAAGGATAATATAAAAATGAGGAATTCAGATAATGCGAGTTACTGCTATTACGTGGAGAGTTTAGTTTCACTTAACTGGGGACTTATCTGA